A window of Rhodospirillaceae bacterium contains these coding sequences:
- a CDS encoding 50S ribosomal protein L25/general stress protein Ctc, protein MSEVQILKVESREEMGKGAARAIRRAGRVPGVVYGNKQETDLISLDPAELKRNLHKTGFFATLFDLKMGNKTVRVLPKDVQLHPVTDIPLHADFMRISKNSKIHVNVPVQFINETQSPGIKRGGVLNIVLHQVELICSPENIPNVITIDLSGLEIGDSIHISKIQLDKNVIPAIADRDFTIATIAAPSALKGDAEADKATADQAAAASAASTAAPDAGTAKPAGEKK, encoded by the coding sequence ATGTCAGAAGTGCAAATATTAAAGGTTGAAAGCCGTGAAGAGATGGGCAAAGGTGCGGCGCGTGCTATTCGTCGGGCTGGTAGGGTGCCAGGAGTCGTTTACGGCAATAAGCAGGAAACGGATCTTATTTCTCTTGATCCAGCAGAATTAAAGCGGAATTTACATAAGACCGGTTTTTTTGCGACCCTATTTGATTTGAAAATGGGTAATAAAACGGTACGTGTTTTACCAAAGGATGTTCAATTGCATCCCGTCACCGATATTCCGCTGCACGCTGATTTTATGCGAATTTCCAAGAATAGCAAAATTCATGTGAACGTTCCGGTGCAATTCATCAACGAAACACAATCGCCTGGAATTAAACGTGGTGGCGTATTGAATATCGTGCTCCATCAAGTCGAGTTAATTTGTTCCCCAGAAAATATTCCTAATGTTATAACCATTGATTTAAGTGGATTAGAAATTGGGGATAGCATTCATATTAGTAAAATTCAGTTGGATAAAAATGTGATACCGGCCATTGCCGATCGCGACTTTACCATTGCGACCATTGCCGCACCAAGCGCTTTGAAGGGCGATGCGGAAGCTGATAAGGCAACGGCGGATCAAGCAGCAGCGGCTTCAGCAGCAAGTACAGCAGCCCCGGATGCGGGCACTGCCAAACCGGCGGGTGAGAAAAAGTAA
- a CDS encoding ribose-phosphate pyrophosphokinase, protein MKIIAGNSNRVLATAISAQLNIPLTNASIRRFADMEIFVEILENVRGEDVFVIQSTSYPTNDNLMELLIIMDALKRGSAKRITAVIPYYGYGRQDRKSGPRTPISAKLVANLITVAGANRVLTVDLHAGQIQGFFDIPTDNLLPAPVLSKDIQMRYGTDGITIVSPDVGGVLRARTIARRINADLAIIDKRREAAGISEVMNVIGDVKGKRCIIIDDIVDSAGTICNASIALREHGAISVSVYITHGVLSGGALAKINNSPIDLMMITDTIQATEATQSINNIHQLTLAPLIAEAIRRISEERSVSSLFD, encoded by the coding sequence ATGAAAATAATTGCAGGAAATAGTAACCGCGTTTTGGCAACCGCAATCTCGGCACAGCTGAATATCCCTTTAACAAATGCCAGTATCAGAAGATTTGCTGATATGGAAATATTTGTTGAAATATTAGAAAATGTACGTGGGGAAGATGTATTCGTTATTCAATCCACTTCATATCCAACCAATGATAATTTAATGGAATTACTTATCATTATGGATGCCTTGAAACGTGGGTCTGCCAAACGTATTACAGCAGTTATCCCTTATTATGGATATGGCCGCCAGGATAGGAAGTCAGGCCCGCGTACGCCTATTTCGGCTAAACTTGTCGCTAACCTTATCACCGTTGCAGGGGCTAATCGGGTATTAACTGTCGATTTACATGCCGGACAGATCCAGGGTTTTTTTGATATTCCCACCGATAATTTGTTGCCTGCGCCCGTTTTAAGTAAAGATATCCAAATGCGCTATGGTACGGATGGCATTACTATCGTTTCGCCGGATGTAGGTGGCGTTTTAAGAGCCAGAACAATTGCCAGGCGTATCAATGCCGATCTGGCTATCATCGATAAAAGGCGTGAAGCCGCAGGCATTTCAGAGGTTATGAACGTGATTGGGGACGTAAAGGGTAAGCGTTGCATCATTATTGATGATATTGTTGACTCGGCTGGAACTATTTGCAATGCGTCGATTGCCTTGCGTGAGCATGGGGCTATATCTGTCAGTGTTTATATTACCCACGGAGTCTTATCGGGGGGGGCATTAGCAAAAATTAATAATTCACCTATTGATTTAATGATGATTACCGATACAATCCAGGCAACAGAAGCAACGCAATCAATTAACAATATTCATCAGTTGACCTTGGCTCCTCTAATTGCTGAGGCTATTCGACGGATCAGTGAAGAAAGGTCCGTATCGAGCTTATTTGACTAA
- a CDS encoding aminoacyl-tRNA hydrolase encodes MLILAGLGNPEPTHRLNRHNIGFIAVDEIIRRYAFSGGKMKFKGLLYDGMIGTEKAIIIKPQTYMNKSGECLAAACQFYKVSPENLLVFYDELDLPQGKIKVKQGGGNAGHNGLRSIDAHLGENYWRIRIGIGHPGRKDLVHSYVLSNFTTNEQDSLAPLIKDIAEHITVLMSGDANGFMNKLFQTKKVLSKPLSTD; translated from the coding sequence ATGCTGATTTTGGCCGGATTAGGTAATCCTGAACCAACCCATCGTCTCAATCGGCATAATATTGGGTTTATAGCGGTGGATGAAATCATCCGCCGCTATGCTTTTTCTGGGGGTAAAATGAAGTTTAAAGGCTTGCTTTATGACGGTATGATTGGCACAGAGAAGGCGATTATTATAAAGCCGCAAACCTATATGAATAAATCAGGCGAATGCCTGGCAGCTGCGTGCCAATTTTATAAAGTATCCCCAGAAAATTTATTGGTTTTTTACGATGAACTGGATTTGCCGCAAGGTAAAATCAAGGTGAAGCAAGGTGGGGGCAATGCCGGACATAATGGATTGCGTTCCATTGACGCGCATTTGGGGGAGAATTATTGGCGCATTCGTATTGGCATCGGCCATCCTGGCAGGAAAGATTTAGTGCATTCCTACGTATTATCAAATTTTACAACAAACGAGCAAGATTCCTTAGCACCCTTGATTAAAGATATAGCCGAACATATAACAGTTTTAATGTCTGGGGATGCCAATGGTTTTATGAATAAGCTATTCCAAACAAAGAAAGTTTTATCTAAACCACTTTCCACGGACTAA